Proteins encoded within one genomic window of Thermovirga sp.:
- a CDS encoding HAMP domain-containing protein has product MRERKLFLRIFLWFLGAMLLMALVSVLLTVFMTQQGIILTGQQEALSNALDRNGKRLLELYETETPARLKEEIERIRSETGLAIFIFDGQGTPVPVEGAPSGEFLVRLGKDALDLLDQGTTFQTRGGFSSVFRKVASSSGKDYILVGAFRRSPYIARVLTGNPKALAIHLLGLLATALVFCFLLARYLSDPLVRLSRTARSVSGGRLDTPVDDGVKKRSDEIGELARSFEAMTKHLTTLLEAQRRLIRDISHELRTPLARLGVALELARKKSGAVAKESLDRIGRESEVLNDMIGDLLSLSRLEAEMEHMDFEKTDLGSILDSVAEDANFEARAMKRDVILIYSDDLGPVRIYSELVRRAVENIVRNGFRYAPEGTPVTVRAERRDREGRPGVSILVLDRGPGVPKAELEEIFKPFYRTEASRSRDTGGTGLGLAIARKAALAHGGDIHAELPPGGGLLVEMWLPVHPLDQ; this is encoded by the coding sequence GTGAGGGAACGGAAGCTTTTCCTGAGGATATTCCTCTGGTTCCTGGGTGCCATGTTGCTGATGGCCTTGGTGAGCGTCCTGCTGACGGTCTTCATGACCCAGCAGGGCATAATCCTCACCGGCCAGCAGGAAGCCCTGTCGAACGCCCTCGACAGGAACGGGAAAAGGCTTTTGGAGCTGTACGAGACGGAAACCCCCGCCCGCCTCAAGGAGGAAATAGAAAGGATCAGGAGCGAAACGGGTCTCGCGATATTCATCTTCGACGGGCAGGGGACGCCGGTGCCGGTCGAAGGCGCCCCCTCGGGGGAATTCCTGGTCAGGCTCGGCAAGGATGCCCTGGACCTCCTGGACCAGGGGACGACCTTCCAGACCAGGGGGGGGTTCTCGTCGGTCTTCAGAAAAGTGGCGTCCTCCTCAGGCAAGGACTACATCCTGGTGGGTGCCTTCCGGAGATCACCCTACATAGCTAGGGTCCTGACGGGCAACCCCAAGGCTCTGGCGATCCACCTCCTGGGGTTGCTTGCCACCGCCCTCGTGTTTTGCTTCCTGCTCGCGAGGTACCTCTCGGACCCCCTGGTCCGGCTGAGCAGGACCGCCCGGTCCGTCTCGGGTGGCCGCCTGGATACCCCGGTGGACGACGGGGTCAAAAAACGTTCCGACGAGATAGGGGAGCTGGCCCGTAGTTTTGAGGCCATGACGAAGCACCTGACGACCCTGCTTGAAGCCCAGCGGCGCCTCATCAGGGACATCTCCCACGAGCTGCGTACCCCCCTCGCCCGTCTCGGCGTTGCGCTCGAACTGGCGAGGAAGAAGTCCGGGGCCGTGGCGAAGGAGTCCTTGGACAGGATAGGACGTGAATCAGAGGTCCTGAATGACATGATAGGGGACCTGCTCTCCCTGTCGAGGCTTGAGGCGGAGATGGAGCACATGGATTTCGAAAAAACGGACCTTGGCTCTATCCTCGACTCCGTCGCGGAGGACGCTAACTTCGAGGCAAGGGCCATGAAACGCGATGTGATACTTATCTACTCCGACGACCTGGGGCCGGTGAGGATTTACAGCGAATTGGTTCGGAGGGCTGTGGAGAACATCGTCCGCAACGGGTTCCGGTACGCCCCCGAAGGGACTCCTGTCACCGTAAGGGCGGAACGCCGTGACAGGGAAGGCCGCCCCGGGGTCTCCATCTTGGTTCTCGACAGGGGGCCCGGCGTACCGAAGGCCGAACTGGAGGAGATCTTCAAACCCTTTTACAGGACCGAGGCGTCCCGATCCCGTGACACGGGGGGGACCGGTCTTGGTCTTGCCATTGCCCGCAAGGCGGCCCTCGCCCACGGCGGTGATATCCATGCCGAACTTCCGCCCGGCGGAGGCCTTCTCGTGGAGATGTGGCTGCCGGTCCACCCGTTGGACCAGTAA
- a CDS encoding response regulator transcription factor: protein HDGGKVVSKVLAERYSLVILDVMLPGLSGMEVLKEIRRQSAIPVLMLTARGDDVDRIVGLELGADDYLPKPFNPRELVARIRAVLRRGRLDGSRIPQAGAYRVGDMVIDPAARHVSTGDTRIDLTTVEFDLLEILAQSSGTAMSRESLVKSVLKRPFSPFDRSLDVHISNLRRKIGTYSDGSERIKTIRGLGYILALPPEDLKP, encoded by the coding sequence TCCACGACGGCGGCAAGGTCGTCTCAAAGGTCCTGGCGGAACGGTACTCGCTGGTGATCCTGGACGTGATGCTCCCCGGGCTTTCGGGGATGGAGGTCCTGAAGGAGATCAGGAGGCAGTCCGCCATCCCCGTCTTGATGCTCACCGCCCGGGGCGACGACGTGGACCGCATCGTGGGTCTCGAACTTGGGGCCGATGATTACCTGCCCAAGCCCTTCAACCCCAGGGAACTGGTGGCCAGGATCAGGGCGGTGCTGCGGCGGGGTCGCCTTGATGGTTCCCGGATTCCCCAGGCGGGGGCCTACCGCGTGGGCGACATGGTCATAGACCCCGCCGCGAGGCACGTGAGCACCGGCGACACCCGTATAGACCTGACCACCGTGGAGTTCGACCTGCTGGAGATCCTCGCCCAGTCCTCGGGCACTGCCATGTCGCGGGAGTCCCTCGTGAAAAGCGTCCTGAAAAGGCCCTTCTCCCCCTTTGACAGGAGCCTCGACGTCCATATCAGCAACCTCCGCAGGAAGATCGGTACCTACTCCGACGGCTCCGAACGCATCAAAACCATCCGGGGCCTCGGCTATATTCTCGCCCTACCGCCGGAGGATCTCAAGCCGTGA